The Bos indicus x Bos taurus breed Angus x Brahman F1 hybrid chromosome 21, Bos_hybrid_MaternalHap_v2.0, whole genome shotgun sequence genomic interval cgtgtctgactctgcaaccccatggactgtagcccaccaggctcctctgtccatgggatttcccaggtatgaatactagagtgggttgccatttccttctccaggggggggatctttccaaacccagggatcaaacctgtgtctcttgtattggcaggcggattctttaccactgagccaccagggaagcccatacacactgacagtttttctttaatttgtacTGATTCAAACGAGGGGTGACCTACCACAGGCAAGGGAGCAGAGCAGCTCATGGTACCATCTAAGACCCTGCACACACCTTAATCTTGTCAGCAATCCACCCTTTTGCAACTTTCCAGAAGGAATCAAGACCGTTACTGTCATACCTCTGCCTGACTATACCACCTCTCCCTACTCACCAGAAAggggggcacagttcttgaggtaCTAGCCTACTGTGGCCCCCCTTTGTGtggcaaagaaataaagccacTCTTTTGTTCTCCTCCAAAAAcataaaaccccaaaacaaacaaGCTAGGACTAACTAGGTGCTTAAATACAAACTTTCAccctgatttttttctaaatatttcattggCAACTTAGTTTGGCTCTGAAACAGGGTTCGACCCCCAAGTTTACAAAGGCTCTGCGGCCTAACAAGAGGTAAACACTTCGCTCTAGCTGCAGCCCTATCACACACCTTGCAACGCGACCTTCCACAGCGCCTCTCTCAGCTGGCTTCCTTAGTGGCCAAAGGGACTGGGCCAGTGCTCAGAGCTAGTGTTCTCCACACTgtaacctgaatattcactgaaggactgatgctgaagcttcaatactctggtcacctgatgtgaagagccagttcactggaaaagaccctgatgttgggaaagactgatggcaggaggagaaggggacgacagaggatgagatggttggacggcatcaccgactcagtggacatgagtttgagcaaattccaggagataaagGAGGACAGGGgagtttggcatgctgcagtttatggggtcctAAGAGGAGGACAACTTAACAACAATACTGTTACCGATGCAGAAAACCAACTCCAAAAGAACTAACATCAGACAAAACCAAAGAGCAGTTTCATAGGGCAGCCAAACTAGTTTGCGGTAAGGGAAGTTAACTGAGCATGAGTTCACTGCCTGCACTGCTGCCGATcttttagaaacagaaattagAATCAGTTTTGTTAGGCTCCTTATAATTAATAAATGAGAAGATACtctgaaaaaagaaggaaaagagatatTGGTGTCTTTCAATTCGTATCCTTTATTCTTCCACCCACTCCCACCCTCTACCCTCGCCACACGTGTCCCTCCCTAACCCCCGTGGTCTTATGGCCCCACTGCAGACCCAGTGGAGGTTGTGGGAAGGGAGCCATGAGGCGTGGGGGAGGGCGGTGACATCCACAGGGCCGTGTGCCACAGTCCACACGTTTTGTGCGGGGCCATCCCGCCAAGGGACACACTCCGGGCAGGCTGCCTGTCGCCACGTCTCCTTAGCCACTAGTGAGCTCGGACTCACTTCACACACCTCTCCTGAGTCTTCCCGTCTTCTACCTTCTTATGTAGTTGCTGACATTCATTTTCACCGTGGACAGGAAGTTTCATTGGAGTTCTTAAGACACATAAAATAGTTGAGCATTTTCACACCCAAGTCCTGTCACGGTGGCTTTGTCTTCTGATGAACCAAAACCCAAACAATCATCCCACGCACAAGGCATTAAGCTGTCGACGGACCCAGCCACGGTGTCTGTCCTCACGATCCGAAGAATAGAAGCAGGCAAACATGGCTGTAAGATACCCAGTTTAATTAAGGGGCACTAGCTAGTTTTCTTGCTGCCAAAAGAACAGGActctggctcagacggtaaagaatctgcctgcaatgcgggagacctgggttcgagccctaggtcaggaagattccctggagaagggcatggcaacccactccagtattcttgcctggagaatccccatggacagaaggggcCTGGTGGTctccagttcatagggtcgcaaagagctggacatgactgagcaactaagcacaaagaaGTTCAGAGAGAAGGTTTACTGGTTCAGTTTACTCTGcccaaacagaacaaaataaaagcaataaaattagCCCTACCTTTAGAGTCCTGTGGCTCTGGAACTGCACTTTAACCTGTccttttaaatggatttttcacCTTTACAGCCAATGGAAACAGGCAAGAGCAAATACAGCACCTTGTCTCTGGATGCCTAGTCATAAGCTAAAGAGCAGAAAACAAGAGTTTCCCATCAAAGAAAACTTAAGGCTTAATCCAACAGGTCACCTACTCTAGGGCAATTTTGAAGTTTTCATGCAGCAGGGGAACAGCTGCCTCTCGGTGTTGTCTCCCACCCATCACCATTCCTGATAGCTAAACCCTTCCAGCCTCCTCCACTTGACTGTGAACTCTGCAGACCCATGACTCAGAAGCTAAGTGACCTAACTAGGTACTTCCCCCATTTCTGGTATCTATGGGGAAGTACCAACTACTTGCAAAGACACCCTCCCACCAATTACTAGAGAGTGGGGAAAGTGAAATCAATTAAGCCATATACAAATTCTACCACAACTGGGTTTTCACTTATGAACCATTTATGCAGAATTTATATGCTATGAAGCCAGAAATGACTTCTTTCAACAGACGTGACTTTCTCAAACTGTGTGGGTGCAACACTCCAAAAGGAATTACTCAGGATTTAAAACTCAGATGCAAAGACAGAATGATCCAATTTTTCACTCCCCACACTAACATTTTCAAGTCCATGTCATTTCAAAATAAGTGGGGACTAAATGAGACAGACAAAATCACTTTTTAATCAGAATACACAAACTTTCCTCTAAAGGTTCTTAAAAAGACACCTGCTTGTTTTAACAAATTGGATCTAAGGTTGATGTATTACAGTTCAGAATAACCGTGGTGTTCAACTGCGAGAATACTGCTCCGAAAGACAGGGtaaaaatgaatatacatttGAGAAATTCACACCGCAAAAGGAGTACAAAAAAGACACACTCTCTGTTTCGcgtgattttctttcttaaaaactagtttttatttctattgcttcaAACCCAAAGTCAGGTCGACCAAAACAACGAACAAGGGCAAGACCACATCGCTGCAACATAGATAACCATTTAGGAAGGTTTAACCTGCCTTGAATTCgcgccaggaaaaaaaaaaagagggggggacCTCTGCTGCAGGTATAAAGGAGAGCTGGGCGGGAAAATTTGTGGCCTTTTCAACAAGGAGACAAATGCAAAGCCTGGCGAGCGTGAGGAGGAGCGTCTACACGGGTGAAAAAGAGGTGAAGACGGTGGTCGAGGGGAAACGACTGGCTGGAGAGCGAAGAAAGGGAAGCTGAGAAGGAAATGCTCGGAAGCCACAAGCCAAGCTACCGACCCGGCGGCCGGGACCCTGCAGCCAGTTCTAAGATCTACAGGGAAGCAGGCACCCAACGGCTAAGTCGCAGGTTTCCGCGGGTCACGAAAGGATAACGGACATCCTCCCAACGGCGGGACCGGGGGCGCGGCGCGCCGCTTCCGCCCGCCCGAGCCGCCCGGGACCCGGCAGGGCGCGCGACCGCGGAGCTCGCGGCGAGATGTGGGCCCGCGGCCGCCCGCCGGCGTTCCCCTTCGCCGCCGGCCTTTGTTCGCCTGGCCCTGCTCCCCCCTCATTCGGCCGCCGTCGCCCGCCCGGAGCCGGGTGCCAAGAGCAAACGCCACCTGACGCGAAAAACGAGGCACAGGCGCTACTCGTCAAACCAGACTTTATTGGGGGCCGCCGGGGCCGCCCCGTGCGCGCCTCCAGCTCCCCCCGCGTGGCCCGCCGGCAGGGACGCCGCGTTCGGCTCGGCCGGCCCTGCCCCGCAGGCCCCCTCCCCCGCGGCGCCGGGGGTGCCGCGCGGACGGCTCACCGGCTCCCGaggcggcggctgcggcggctGCAGCGTCGACGCCCCGCTCCAAAGGGCGGCCCGGAGCCCCCCAGGGCGGCGAGCTTCGCTGCTGTTGCACCGCGGAGGGCGGGAGCCGCGCGACTAGCGGCGAAGGCGGCGGCGCGCTGACGTCACGCGCCGCGGCCAGccagcgcgcgcgcgcgcgcggggggaggggagggggagccgTCCCGGCGGCCCCCAATCCGGGAGGAACTCGGGCTGAGTGGGCGGGGCCGCCGCGGCGCACGGGCCGCTCGATTGGCCCAGGAGGAGGAGCGAGCAGGCGAGCAGGCGAGTAGGGACGAGGCGGCGGGGCGGGCCGAGGCAGCACGGAAGTCTCGCGAGGCCGAGCCTGAGCGGAgtgtggcggcggcggcggcggcgagatCTGGGCTCGGGGTGAGGAGTTGGTATTTGTGTGGAAGGAGGCGGAGgcgcaggaggaaaagggggaagcGGAGAGCGCCGGCCCCGGAGGGCGGGAGGAGGCGCGGCCAGAGCGGGAGGCCGAGGCGCGGCGCGGCGGGGCGCCGGGGCGAGCAGCGGCCGAGCGAGCGCGGGGCGCACCGAGGCGAGGAGGCGGGGaagcccgccgccgccgccgccgcgcccgccCCTTccccccgccgcccgccccctctcccccccgcccgcccgcccgcccgccgccttCCTCCCTCAGCCTTCCTTCCCCACGGCCGGCCGCCTCCTCGCAGCCCCGGAGCTGAGGCCGCCGCGGCTGTGGCGGCCGAGCCCTCAGTCATGGCCTCGGGCGACACCCTCTACATCGCCACGGACGGCTCGGAGATGCCGGCCGAGATCGTGGAGCTGCACGAGATCGAGGTGGAGACCATCCCCGTGGAGACCATCGAGACCACGGTGGtgggcgaggaggaggaggaggaggacgacgACGaggacggcggcggcggcgaccaCGGCGGCGGGGGCGGCCACGGGCACGCgggccaccaccaccaccaccaccaccaccaccatcaccacccgcCCATGATCGCGCTGCAGCCGCTCGTCACCGACGACCCGACCCAGGTGCACCACCACCAGGAGGTGATCCTGGTGCAGACGCGCGAGGAGGTGGTGGGCGGCGACGACTCGGACGGGCTGCGCGCCGAGGACGGCTTCGAGGACCAGATCCTCATCCCGGTGCCCGCGCCGGCCGGCGGCGACGACGACTACATCGAGCAGACGCTGGTCACCGTGGCGGCGGCCGGCaagagcggcggcggcggcggcggctcgtCGTCGTCGGGCGGCGGCCGCGTCAAGAAGGGCGGCGGCAAGAAGAGCGGCAAGAAGGGCTACCTcggcggcggggccggggcggcggGCGGCGCGGACGCGGGCAACAAGAAGTGGGAGCAGAAGCAGGTGCAGATCAAGACCCTGGAGGGCGAGTTCTCGGTCACCATGTGGTCCTCAGGTGAGCGCCGGCGCGTGCCGGCCCCGGGGATGTTTTTGTTTTGAAGGGAAGCCATGTTTTATGTGTGTGATGGGCGCCGCCATCTTCTTCGCGGGGCAAGTATGGCGGCCCCAAAAGATggcgggggcggcgggcggcggcgcggcgaagatggcggcggcggcgcggcgcCGCCCGCTAGGCCGCAATGGCGTAGTTTCCCCGGGCGGGGCGGCcgcgcggcgcggggcggggcgcgcggggcggggcgcgcaCGGCCAACGGCCGGCCCGGGGCCCGTTGTCCGCGTCGCCCGCCCGCCCGCGAGGCCCCCGGGGGCGGCGGGAGGGCGTTGGCGGTGCGGCGCGGCCTGGCCCTCGCGCCCGGCCCGGGCCGCCCTCGCCGCCGTTCCCGGGCCTTCCTCTGGGGGGCGCCGCGGGCCCGGCTCCGCCCCCCGCTCCTGCGCGGAGCCGCCGCGGCTCCCGGGAGGCGCGCGCCGCGGCCCTGCGCTCGCCCTGCGGCCGCGCGGCGCTGCCTCGGCTCGCCTCCCGTCGCCTCGCGGGGCGGGACTTGGGCGGCACGTCGGGCTCGCGTGTGCGGGCTCGGCGGCGGCGGGGCCGCTGTCACCGCGCGGCGGCGGCGCCTTCGCCTCTGCTTCCCCCGCGGCGCCTAGGGAGGGGTCGCGGGGTTTTGCAGAGGACTGAATCCTTCGCACTTGAGGGAGTTGCGTTTTCTTAAGTTATTTGGCTCTGCACGCTTGCCATTAAATTGGTAAAATCGAATATTTAAGTTTTCACGTGTCTTGATAGAAAACTTGCAGTGAAAAGAAGGGGTTCTAGAAAAGGGTCTTTTCTGCTCTTCAACACTGCTGTGAACGAGGACCAGGAAAAATATCTAGGGCAGAAAAGACTTGTCTGCATGTATAAATCTGTattaattctactttttttttttgattctactTTGTAATTGGTGTTTTCCTGTCCTTATCTTATTACTTTGTCCACAGGCCATCTTGTTAAATTTTGGTTGAAGTAAATAGGTTGAGAAGAGTCCTGCCGTAACGAGTTAACCTAGTGCGTGGATAATTAAAGTGGTAGAACCCTTTTCACCGCAGTTGCTCCCACTCTGTTTAAtgtatattctcagaattggatgaAGCCTCGAAATCTGAACGTTGCGTGTTTAGGGTTGTTAAAATTCACGAGAACGAGTGAAATAGGCAGAAAGACTGGGTTGAAGCAGGTCTGGTTGTATCTACTGTGAAAGCTCCAGGTTTCTGTGGATCTGTGACTCAGGACCGCCGGTGGAGCGGAGGTGCCCTCAAAAGtgtgacagcaaaaaaaaaaaagtgtgacagCACTTCTCATAGCGCTGCTGCTCTGGGTTTTGAGGGCCTTGTGGAGCTCTCAGTAGCTTGAGTTTCGCAGGAGCTGTATATTTAAATGAGACATATCTTAGTACTTAGGCTATGCAAAGATACCTTCGGTATACTTTCTGGTAGTGCAGAATGGTTGCACAGTGGTCATGTAGGAACTAGAAGCCATGCTTTTCCGTTATTAATAGTAGTGGATTATGGGAGGCTGTGCTGGTTACTGATGAATTTGCGGAATTCAGAGCTtctcccggtggctcagctggtaaagagacccaggctcgatccctgggtgggtaagattcccctggagaaggaaatggcaatccacccaagtattcttggggaaaaccccaaggacagaagagcctggcaggctacagtctatggggtcgcaaagagttggacatgattcagTTACGTTTTAAACCACCACTTGGTGAATTCAGGATATCATTAGGTATTTAGGTAAAGATGCATTAACCACATGaagctgtattttctttttctcacagtATGGTCACGTTGGCTTTAAGTAATTTAGCAAACCAGGATATTTTACGTATTCTGCATTTGATCTTACCAAATTGCTGACCCACTTCTCCATACCCGGAACGAATGCTTGATAATGTAGACTTTACTGGAAGTGCTATGTATCAAGTTAGCTTAAAAGTCATTACTTCCTCTGCAAGTGATTGCTCCAGGCTTGTACAGTTTTAGGGATATTTTAAAGTCCCCTTCTTTAAAgagttagttgtttggcctgttGCAGTACTCTGCATAAAGGTGGTTATAAACATTTGATGGCAGTAACATAGAACTGCTTGTTTTCTCTGCCATGTTTTGTGGTAAACTGTGCCCCTTCCTTGTCCTTGTGGTTTGGAATCATTACCGAAGAGAAGTGAAATAGTTTGTGATTAACTCTACATGTCCCAGGTTTAAATTCAGCGTTTGGTTTCATCTTCAGAAATGAAATAG includes:
- the YY1 gene encoding transcriptional repressor protein YY1 isoform X1, producing the protein MASGDTLYIATDGSEMPAEIVELHEIEVETIPVETIETTVVGEEEEEEDDDEDGGGGDHGGGGGHGHAGHHHHHHHHHHHHPPMIALQPLVTDDPTQVHHHQEVILVQTREEVVGGDDSDGLRAEDGFEDQILIPVPAPAGGDDDYIEQTLVTVAAAGKSGGGGGGSSSSGGGRVKKGGGKKSGKKGYLGGGAGAAGGADAGNKKWEQKQVQIKTLEGEFSVTMWSSDEKKDIDHETVVEEQIIGENSPPDYSEYMTGKKLPPGGIPGIDLSDPKQLAEFARMKPRKIKEDDAPRTIACPHKGCTKMFRDNSAMRKHLHTHGPRVHVCAECGKAFVESSKLKRHQLVHTGEKPFQCTFEGCGKRFSLDFNLRTHVRIHTGDRPYVCPFDGCNKKFAQSTNLKSHILTHAKAKNNQ
- the YY1 gene encoding transcriptional repressor protein YY1 isoform X2 encodes the protein MASGDTLYIATDGSEMPAEIVELHEIEVETIPVETIETTVVGEEEEEEDDDEDGGGGDHGGGGGHGHAGHHHHHHHHHHHHPPMIALQPLVTDDPTQVHHHQEVILVQTREEVVGGDDSDGLRAEDGFEDQILIPVPAPAGGDDDYIEQTLVTVAAAGKSGGGGGGSSSSGGGRVKKGGGKKSGKKGYLGGGAGAAGGADAGNKKWEQKQVQIKTLEGEFSVTMWSSDEKKDIDHETVVEEQIIGENSPPDYSEYMTGKKLPPGGIPGIDLSDPKQLAEFARVEKSWRPWGVLVSPCLPETRWVASSHLKPRFSTCHVGIRILSCFDKRVCTLFSFPVKR